A DNA window from Pseudorasbora parva isolate DD20220531a chromosome 5, ASM2467924v1, whole genome shotgun sequence contains the following coding sequences:
- the LOC137075809 gene encoding uncharacterized protein, whose protein sequence is MYSAVIYRCFVGAHSPAQWPDCNRVVEAIFTRLCALYPNAVRCDGVRVSRFTMVARAYKHIRECIITNAKVMTETTIQLPEVNAATVTQWFSRRCKSQEQDILKQGIQAPGAPMAGPEKLPAAMQKGPILYSANLAEPHLFVLPPNTAGEAKLKGRSQPQTISQAPPSHQMTHPVIAPAPPVSLPFVLPSVQLPPVPGTSQMMFFNIPFLSAMPPSPQTQTPSQDVPYSTQQYRKRKQERENTGTVTRKYVRKTDVIMCKKCKKERKPPSHLQYFGNWYCKESETQSYSEWRAVLEERGYRRKKTGNDNPPGS, encoded by the exons ACTGCAACCGAGTGGTGGAGGCCATCTTCACAAGGCTCTGTGCTCTCTACCCAAACGCGGTGCGCTGTGACGGAGTGAGGGTGTCCCGCTTCACAATGGTGGCACGAGCTTACAAGCACATCCGAGAGTGCATCATCACCAATGCTAAGGTGATGACCGAGACCACCATCCAGCTCCCAGAAGTGAACGCTGCAACAGTCACACAATG GTTCAGCAGACGCTGCAAGTCACAGGAGCAGGACATTTTAAAGCAGGGAATCCAAGCCCCAGGCGCACCCATGGCAGGACCTGAGAAGCTTCCTGCAGCTATGCAGAAAGGACCAATTCTGTATTCAGCCAATCTGGCTGAGCCTCACCTGTTTGTCCTGCCACCAAACACTGCTGGGGAGGCAAAACTCAAGGGGAGGTCCCAACCTCAGACCATCTCCCAGGCTCCACCATCGCATCAAATGACACATCCTGTCATTGCACCAGCACCACCTGTCTCTCTCCCTTTCGTTCTACCATCTGTGCAGCTTCCTCCAGTGCCTGGTACCTCACAGATGATGTTCTTCAACATCCCATTTCTTTCAGCTATGCCACCATCACCTCAAACACAGACACCCAGTCAAGATGTTCCTTACTCCACTCAGCAATACCGAAAGAGAAAACAGGAGAGGGAAAACACTGGAACTGTCACAAGAAAATATGTGAGGAAGACAGATGTTATTATGTGCAAAAAGtgtaaaaaagagagaaagccaCCATCACATCTTCAGTACTTCGGCAACTGGTACTGCAAAGAGTCTGAGACTCAGTCATATAGTGAATGGAGGGCTGTGCTAGAGGAACGAGGTTATAGGAGAAAAAAAACTGGAAATGACAACCCTCCAGGTTCTTAA